Proteins encoded together in one Chitinophaga sp. LS1 window:
- the proB gene encoding glutamate 5-kinase, with translation MTKPILVIKFGSASITQVGGELDETIIASIARQVAELQEQYNIVLVSSGAVAAGKKYLHGYSGTISERKAAAAIGNPLLLSKYARYFSPYNIAIAQSLCERRHFSNRQQFLQLKKTYEELWASNVIPVANENDVVSDLELKFSDNDELATLIAVGFGASLLLFSTSVGGLLDKEGKVVPEIPEINESILSLADTKKSSVGLGGMVSKLTFARLATRMGIGVVIFGIHTTDGILNAINGKTGTVCLPQECSMPARKKWLASGSLVTGRVLVDAGALMALQKRRSLLAVGVLSVLEKFEGGEVFEIVDEEHNVIAVARAKVSSELLSEDNKLHDLEIAHADDIVLL, from the coding sequence GTGACTAAACCGATACTCGTAATCAAATTTGGATCAGCTTCCATCACGCAGGTTGGTGGGGAGCTGGATGAGACGATCATAGCTTCAATAGCCCGTCAGGTGGCAGAATTACAGGAGCAGTACAATATCGTGTTAGTTTCTTCCGGAGCAGTAGCTGCAGGTAAAAAATACCTGCACGGATACAGTGGCACCATTAGTGAGCGCAAAGCGGCAGCCGCCATCGGCAACCCCTTGCTCCTCAGCAAATATGCCCGTTATTTCTCTCCGTACAACATCGCCATTGCCCAAAGTCTCTGCGAACGTCGTCACTTCAGTAACAGGCAGCAGTTCCTGCAACTGAAAAAGACGTACGAAGAGCTGTGGGCCAGCAATGTTATCCCGGTGGCAAACGAAAATGACGTAGTAAGCGACCTGGAATTGAAATTCTCTGACAACGATGAACTGGCTACCCTGATCGCCGTAGGCTTTGGTGCCTCTTTGCTGTTATTCAGTACCTCCGTGGGAGGATTGCTGGATAAAGAAGGAAAGGTAGTCCCGGAAATCCCGGAAATCAACGAGTCAATTTTATCACTGGCAGATACAAAGAAATCATCAGTAGGCCTCGGTGGCATGGTCTCTAAACTCACCTTTGCCCGCCTCGCTACCCGCATGGGTATAGGTGTCGTTATATTCGGTATTCACACGACAGACGGTATCCTCAATGCTATTAATGGCAAAACCGGTACCGTATGTTTACCACAGGAGTGCAGCATGCCTGCCAGAAAGAAATGGCTGGCCAGCGGTAGCCTGGTAACAGGCAGGGTACTGGTTGATGCCGGTGCGCTGATGGCATTGCAAAAGAGACGTAGCCTGCTGGCTGTAGGCGTATTGTCTGTGCTGGAAAAGTTTGAAGGAGGTGAGGTGTTTGAAATAGTAGACGAAGAGCACAATGTAATTGCCGTAGCACGCGCAAAAGTATCTTCCGAATTATTATCGGAAGATAATAAACTACATGACCTTGAGATTGCCCATGCAGACGATATCGTACTGTTGTAG